A single Leishmania infantum JPCM5 genome chromosome 14 DNA region contains:
- a CDS encoding putative calpain-like cysteine peptidase — MSEIKYENGQPGYSGNTVVKCFKDNGNGLLFRIVNDEEHKWAFYNDTTNYQMLVKVAFGKDSKIEAIGNTTMQKDEESGEFKCELEIAPTTTEMFIEGEPNGFKISFEANPIAKA; from the coding sequence ATGTCTGAGATCAAATACGAGAACGGCCAGCCCGGCTACAGCGGCAACACCGTGGTGAAGTGCTTCAAGGACAACGGCAACGGGCTGCTGTTCCGCATCGTGAACGACGAGGAGCACAAGTGGGCGTTCTACAACGACACCACGAACTACCAAATGCTGGTGAAGGTCGCGTTCGGCAAGGACAGCAAGATCGAGGCCATCGGCAACACTACAATGCAAAAAGACGAGGAGTCTGGCGAGTTCAAGTGCGAGCTGGAGAttgcgccgacgacgacagaGATGTTCATCGAGGGCGAGCCGAACGGCTTCAAGATCAGCTTCGAGGCTAACCCGATTGCGAAGGCGTGA